In the Euphorbia lathyris chromosome 5, ddEupLath1.1, whole genome shotgun sequence genome, one interval contains:
- the LOC136230760 gene encoding methylthioribose-1-phosphate isomerase has protein sequence MQSVSISSSALEADNTLLSICYTRGSLQLLDQRKLPLETVYLDICDSSDGWSAIREMVVRGAPAIAIAAALSLAVEVFNLKDFNGNSDDAVSFLFKKLEYLVSSRPTAVNLSDAATKLKEIVLQAAATASESKTVFQAYIEAAEIMLKDDVASNKAIGSYGASFLQNLLKKSEKLSVLTHCNTGSLATAGYGTALGVIRALHTEGVLERAYCTETRPFNQGSRLTAFELVHEKIPATLIADSAAAALMKDDRVSAVIVGADRVAANGDTANKIGTYSLALCASHHNIPFFVAAPLTSIDLSLSSGKEIIIEERSAKELLNSRGGLGEQVAASGVDVWNPAFDVTPAQLITGIITEKGVITQTGSNVFDIKNFVKGTAGLSFA, from the exons ATGCAATCGGTTTCGATATCGAGCTCTGCTCTTGAAGCTGATAACACTCTCCTTTCTATCTGCTACACCCGCGGCTCTCTTCAGCTCCTCGACCAG AGAAAGCTTCCTCTAGAGACTGTATATTTGGATATCTGTGATTCATCAGATGGATG GTCTGCCATACGGGAGATGGTTGTCCGCGGGGCACCTGCTATAGCTATTGCAGCTGCCTTATCTCTTGCAGTTGAAGTGTTTAACTTGAAGGATTTTAATGGGAATTCTGATGATGCAGTTTCTTTCCTCTTCAAGAAATTGGAATACCTTGTTTCTAG CCGGCCAACTGCTGTGAATCTCTCAGATGCTGCAACAAAACTTAAAGAAATTGTATTGCAAGCTGCTGCTACTGCTTCAGAGTCAAAAACTGTTTTTCAG GCCTACATAGAAGCTGCAGAAATTATGCTTAAAGATGATGTCGCTTCAAATAAAGCTATTGGATCATACGGAGCTAGTTTTCTTCAGAACTTACTGAAGAAATCTGAGAAGCTATCTGTTCTAACACATTGCAATACTGGCAG TTTGGCTACAGCTGGATACGGTACTGCCCTAGGTGTTATTCGGGCACTTCATACTGAAGGAGTCTTAGAGAGGGCCTATTGCACAGAAACTCGTCCATTTAATCAG GGATCAAGACTCACAGCTTTTGAGTTAGTCCATGAAAAAATACCTGCTACTCTTATAGCAGATTCTGCTGCAGCTGCATTAATGAAAGACGATCGAGTGAGCGCTGTGATTGTCGGAGCAGATCGAGTTGCTGCAAATG GAGATACTGCTAACAAGATCGGGACTTATAGCCTTGCGTTATGCGCGTCTCATCACAACATTCCATTTTTCGTGGCAGCACCATTGACCTCTATTGATTTATCGCTTTCTTCTGGAAAAGAAATTATAATAGAGGAAAGATCAGCAAAAGAATTATTAAATTCGCGGGGAGGACTCGGAGAGCAAGTTGCTGCTTCTGGGGTTGATGTTTGGAATCCAGCTTTTGATGTTACACCTGCACAATTGATTACTGGTATCATAACAGAAAAG GGTGTCATCACTCAGACAGGCAGTAATGTTTTTGACATAAAGAATTTCGTAAAAGGGACAGCTGGCCTATCTTTTGCATAG